The genomic segment GATCTATGCCAGCGGCTTCGAGGTCGACACCGATTACGCGCGCCGCATGGGCTTCGAGGTCTACGGCCGCGACGGCATGAGCCTGTCCGAGCGCTGGCAGGACGGCGTCAAGACGCTGCACGGCTTCTACAGCCGCGGCTTTCCGAACTGCTTCCTGATCGTCACCGTTCAGGCGGGACAGAGCGCCAACTTTCCGCACATCATCGACGAGCAGTCGCAGCACATCGCCTATGTCGTCAAGGAGGCGCGCGAGCGCAAGGCACGCGCCCTGGAGCCGACGCATGCCGCCGAGAACGCCTGGGTCGAGGAGGTCGTCAAGGCCGCGCTCGGCCGCCAGACCTATCTCGCCGAATGTACGCCGGGCTACTACAACAACGAAGGCGTGTTCGATCCGATCGCGGCGAGAAACAGCCAATATTGGCGCGGGCCGGTGGCATTCCTGCGGCTGCTCGAGAAATGGCGCAAGGAGGGCAATCTGGAAGGTCTGGAATTGAGCTATGGGACCGCCGCGCCGGCCCAGGCTTGAGCGGCATGATCCCGGCCCCCACAGGTGCGACGCGACTCTACGTCATCGTCGGCGATCCCATCGCGCAGGTGCGCTCGCCGGCGGGCGTATCGGCCGCCTTTGCCGCGCGCGGGCACGACGGTCTGCTCGTGCCTGTCCAGGTGACGCCAGGGGATCTGCCTGACTTTCTCTCGGTGGCCGGGCGGCTGAAGAACCTCGACGGCATCGTCGTGACCATCCCGCACAAATTTGCCTGCTACCAGGCCTGTGCGAGCGCGACGGCACGCGCGCATTTCCTGCGGACCGTGAATCTGATGCGGCGGCGTCCCGACGGGGGTTGGCACGGCGACATGGTGGACGGCCTCGGCTTCGTCGGTGCGGCGCGGGCGACGGGCATCGATCCAAAGGGCATGCGGGCGCTGCTTGTCGGTGCGGGCGGGGCGGGCTCGGCGATCGCACTCGAACTGCTCGAGGCCGGCGTTCGCGAGCTTGCGATCCACGACAGTCTGTCCGAGCGGCGCGACGTACTGGTCGGCCAGCTCAACAGACTAGGCAAGGCACCGGTCCGGGTCGGCTCGGAGGATCCGGCCGGCTTCGACTTCGTCGCCAATGCCACGCCCGCCG from the Bradyrhizobium sp. WBAH42 genome contains:
- a CDS encoding shikimate dehydrogenase gives rise to the protein MIPAPTGATRLYVIVGDPIAQVRSPAGVSAAFAARGHDGLLVPVQVTPGDLPDFLSVAGRLKNLDGIVVTIPHKFACYQACASATARAHFLRTVNLMRRRPDGGWHGDMVDGLGFVGAARATGIDPKGMRALLVGAGGAGSAIALELLEAGVRELAIHDSLSERRDVLVGQLNRLGKAPVRVGSEDPAGFDFVANATPAGMKDGDPLPVDVARLVPSTYCGCVITKPEVSPFIAAARRIGCVTGTGTDMYQQHQSIMVDFLLGAEGT